One Rosa chinensis cultivar Old Blush chromosome 3, RchiOBHm-V2, whole genome shotgun sequence DNA window includes the following coding sequences:
- the LOC112193024 gene encoding F-box/LRR-repeat protein At4g14103, giving the protein MERKQKSLATSSSRAPGACADSVFRFFSLPEEVSHHILSFLPVKDLIRYGGLSKKCKEFQLSTPSLNFEGFSHLSNNRHFRLLSCLDRFLVLRGDNKIRRFRVDWNLAVGKTASFYNELYRVITWVHVAVKCNVEELDLKLAIPDATTFELPLCIFDCGSLRSLLVECDKVLATPSIACSTNLQYIKLRKVKIDEGFCKWISFSCKCIKELHFEEVEVENITIESLSLESFSFVCPSYCDLCQLQISGEKLEEIVIEWRCDLSSSTSFSVSAPNLKSFKWTGNLLNHQSLGNLVCLEKAEIFLSPPADGYNFDNTFEVLHSICKVKVLVLSEETAKALFREGHIPAQFNDISYLGMDIKSWDDDVVPAMVSLMKGMPNLNTLNLKSIHSVNIPKPEECRFDRTYWKSQNLSLILELKEVIIELSGGNIDLELARYILEDAKNLQKMVIIYSPQQSNLIRGLKGSKMNSTAIIVFQEKQRK; this is encoded by the exons ATGGAGCGAAAGCAGAAGTCATTGGCAACTTCGAGTTCTCGAGCTCCAGGAGCTTGTGCTGACAGTGTTTTCAGATTCTTTagtcttccagaggaagtgtcCCATCACATTCTCTCCTTCCTTCCTGTGAAAGACCTCATTCGCTACGGCGGACTGTCCAAGAAATGCAAAGAGTTTCAACTGTCGACTCCGTCATTGAACTTTGAGGGGTTTTCGCACCTGTCTAATAATAGGCATTTCAGGTTGTTGAGTTGCTTGGATAGGTTTTTGGTTCTTCGTGGGGATAATAAGATACGACGCTTCCGTGTTGATTGGAATCTTGCTGTAGGGAAAACTGCGAGCTTTTATAATGAGCTTTACCGAGTGATCACGTGGGTGCATGTTGCAGTCAAGTGTAATGTTGAAGAGCTTGATCTCAAGTTGGCAATTCCCGATGCAACGACGTTCGAGCTGCCTCTTTGCATCTTTGATTGTGGATCCTTGAGGTCTCTATTAGTGGAGTGCGATAAAGTTCTAGCAACGCCTTCCATTGCGTGTTCTACTAATCTTCAATACATAAAGTTGAGAAAGGTTAAAATCGATGAGGGGTTTTGCAAATGGATCTCGTTTTCTTGCAAGTGCATCAAGGAATTACATTTCGAAGAGGTTGAAGTGGAAAATATTACCATTGAAAGCTTGTCTCTGGAGTCATTTAGTTTTGTGTGTCCCTCTTACTGTGACCTGTGTCAACTTCAAATCTCAGGGGAGAAACTTGAAGAGATAGTTATAGAGTGGAGATGTGATTTATCTAGCAGCACATCCTTTAGTGTTTCAGCTCCAAACCTTAAATCTTTCAAATGGACTGGGAATTTGTTGAATCACCAGAGTCTAGGGAATTTAGTGTGTTTGGAAAAAGCAGAGATTTTTCTGAGTCCTCCAGCAGATGGCTACAACTTTGACAACACATTTGAGGTTCTCCACAGTATATGCAAGGTTAAAGTTCTTGTTCTAAGCGAAGAGACTGCTAAG GCTCTATTTAGGGAAGGTCACATTCCTGCACAGTTCAATGATATTTCTTACTTGGGTATGGATATTAAGAGCTGGGATGATGATGTAGTTCCAGCAATGGTCTCTCTTATGAAAGGAATGCCGAATTTGAATACTTTGAACTTGAAGTCTATCCATTCCGTAAACATCCCAAAACCTGAG GAATGCCGATTTGATAGGACGTACTGGAAATCCCAAAACTTGTCTTTGATTTTGGAGCTGAAGGAGGTAATAATAGAGCTTTCCGGTGGGAACATTGACTTGGAGTTAGCAAGGTATATCCTCGAGGATGCTAAGAACTTGCAGAAAATGGTGATAATTTATTCACCACAGCAATCAAATCTTATCAGGGGACTAAAGGGAAGCAAGATGAATTCCACCGCTATCATTGTCTTTcaggaaaaacaaagaaaatga
- the LOC112193654 gene encoding laccase-15 encodes MWSAKKWKSALQALSFLLVLFLHRQASADYNWVVKESTYTRLCSTKSILTVNGKFPGPVLRAYAGDIVYVNVHNRGRYNITIHWHGVKQPRNPWSDGPEYITQCGIQPGGSFRQKIIFSVEEGTLWWHAHSDWSRATVHGAIIVYPKPGTSYPFPKPYAEVPIILGEWWKSDVMEVLDEFVRTGGTPNVSDAYTINGQPGDLYPCSKSETFKLSVDQNKTHLLRIVNAAMNSILFFSVANHNLTVVAADAAYTAPISTPYITISPGQTIDALLFTDQQPGRYYMAARAYQGNLAIGFDNTTTTSIVEYKDGNGNGKTAPFPYLPYYNNTNAAFGFFNRLKSLAINQTDVVKTTTTRMVSTVSVNTFPCLGNQTCEGPNGTRLAASMNNISFVDPRVDILQAYYYYINGVYKEGFPDFPPLIFNFTAEDFPLILEIPERDTKVKVLEYGSDVEIVFQNTNLVAGIDHPMHLHGHSFHIVGTGFGNFDVKKDPLSFNLVDPPLRNTVTVPLSGWAAVRFKARNPGVWYLHCHLERHLTWGMDTVFIVKNGKHPNETLPPPPPDMPPC; translated from the exons ATGTGGTCTGCTAAGAAGTGGAAATCAGCACTTCAGGCTTTATCATTTCTACTAGTACTCTTCCTTCATCGCCAAGCTTCAGCCGATTATAATTGGGTC GTGAAAGAATCCACATATACAAGGCTGTGCAGCACCAAGTCAATATTGACAGTTAATGGAAAATTTCCGGGACCAGTTTTACGAGCTTATGCAGGAGATATTGTCTATGTCAATGTTCATAACAGAGGCAGATACAACATCACTATTCACTG GCATGGAGTCAAGCAACCGAGGAATCCATGGTCTGATGGTCCTGAATACATCACACAATGTGGTATTCAACCGGGTGGGAGTTTCAGGCAGAAGATCATATTTTCTGTTGAGGAAGGAACCCTTTGGTGGCACGCTCATAGTGATTGGTCCCGGGCGACGGTTCATGGAGCAATTATTGTCTATCCAAAACCAGGAACTAGCTACCCTTTTCCCAAGCCCTATGCTGAAGTTCCCATAATATTAG GTGAGTGGTGGAAAAGTGATGTAATGGAGGTACTTGATGAATTTGTTAGAACCGGAGGAACTCCCAATGTTTCTGATGCTTACACCATCAATGGTCAACCAGGAGACCTCTATCCTTGCTCAAAATCAG AAACATTCAAACTCTCTGTGGACCAAAACAAGACCCATCTGCTCCGAATAGTCAACGCTGCCATGAACAGCATCCTTTTCTTCTCAGTCGCAAACCATAACCTGACGGTGGTCGCAGCAGACGCAGCCTACACCGCGCCAATCTCAACACCCTACATCACAATATCTCCTGGACAAACCATTGATGCCCTGTTGTTCACAGACCAACAACCTGGTCGTTATTACATGGCTGCTAGGGCTTACCAAGGTAACCTAGCGATTGGTTTTGACAACACCACAACCACATCAATAGTTGAATACAAAGATGGCAATGGAAATGGTAAAACTGCTCCATTTCCCTACCTTCCTTACTATAACAACACGAATGCAGCCTTTGGCTTTTTCAATAGACTTAAAAGCCTAGCCATTAACCAAACCGATGTCGTAAAAACCACCACCACTCGAATGGTTTCAACAGTATCGGTGAACACATTCCCTTGCCTTGGAAATCAAACCTGTGAAGGACCCAATGGGACGCGATTAGCTGCCAGTATGAACAACATAAGCTTTGTGGATCCGAGAGTAGATATATTACAAGCTTACTATTACTATATCAACGGGGTTTATAAAGAGGGTTTCCCAGATTTTCCACCGTTGATTTTTAACTTCACAGCTGAGGACTTCCCTCTGATATTGGAAATACCAGAGAGGGACACAAAGGTGAAGGTTTTGGAATATGGATCGGATGTGGAAATTGTTTTTCAAAACACAAATTTAGTGGCTGGGATAGATCATCCCATGCATCTTCATGGCCATAGCTTCCACATTGTTGGAACTGGCTTTGGGAATTTTGATGTAAAAAAGGACCCATTGAGCTTCAATCTTGTTGATCCTCCTCTTAGGAACACAGTTACTGTGCCCTTAAGTGGATGGGCCGCTGTCAGATTCAAGGCCAGAAATCCTG GAGTGTGGTATTTACACTGTCATCTTGAACGTCACCTAACATGGGGAATGGACACCGTCTTCATCGTAAAGAATGGAAAACACCCAAATGAAACGTTGCCGCCCCCTCCACCAGACATGCCGCCGTGTTGA